One genomic window of Anaeromicrobium sediminis includes the following:
- a CDS encoding PTS ascorbate transporter subunit IIC: MNFFKFLMYDVLSVPAVLVGLVALIGLLAQKKSSTDCLKGTIKTIMGFIILGAGAGVVVGSLGHFANMFQHGFGINGIVPNNEAIVSIAQKTFGKEMALIMFFGMIVNIIIARFTKWKYIFLTGHHTLYMGIMIAAILAAGGMTGVSLVAVGSIILGLVMVVFPAMAQKFMVEITGVEDVAFGHFGTVGYVLAGYVGKWFGNKEESTEEMTLPNSLSFLRDTPVAIATTMALIFLISSIVAGKSYVEEISGGQHFIVFALIQAITFAGGVFVILQGVRMILAEIIPAFKGIAEKLVPDAKPALDCPVVFPYAPTAVLIGFLSSFAAGIVGMFLCMAFNLPVIIPGVVPHFFCGATAGVFGNATGGKRGAIIGAFAHGLLITILPILLMPVLGDLGYANTTFSDTDFGVVGILLGNVLRLFVH; encoded by the coding sequence ATGAATTTCTTCAAGTTTTTAATGTATGATGTTTTAAGTGTTCCAGCCGTATTAGTAGGACTTGTGGCCTTAATAGGATTATTAGCACAAAAAAAATCCTCTACAGATTGCCTCAAGGGTACTATCAAGACAATTATGGGATTTATCATATTAGGTGCAGGGGCTGGCGTAGTAGTAGGTTCTCTAGGTCACTTTGCTAATATGTTCCAGCATGGATTTGGAATTAATGGTATAGTTCCTAATAACGAAGCCATAGTCTCTATAGCTCAAAAGACTTTTGGTAAAGAAATGGCACTTATAATGTTCTTTGGTATGATTGTAAACATAATTATTGCTAGATTCACTAAATGGAAATATATATTCTTAACAGGCCATCATACCCTGTATATGGGAATTATGATAGCTGCCATATTAGCAGCAGGAGGAATGACAGGAGTTTCTTTAGTAGCAGTTGGTTCTATTATCCTAGGCCTAGTTATGGTAGTATTTCCTGCCATGGCCCAAAAGTTCATGGTTGAAATAACAGGTGTGGAAGATGTGGCCTTTGGACACTTTGGTACTGTTGGTTATGTATTAGCAGGGTATGTAGGAAAGTGGTTTGGTAATAAGGAAGAATCTACAGAAGAAATGACTCTACCTAATTCCTTATCATTCTTAAGAGATACTCCTGTTGCAATAGCCACAACTATGGCTTTAATATTTCTTATATCCTCTATTGTTGCAGGAAAATCTTATGTGGAAGAAATAAGCGGTGGTCAGCATTTTATCGTATTTGCCCTAATTCAAGCTATAACCTTTGCTGGTGGAGTATTCGTTATTCTACAAGGTGTTCGTATGATATTAGCAGAAATTATACCAGCATTTAAGGGTATTGCTGAAAAATTAGTCCCTGATGCAAAACCGGCCTTAGATTGTCCAGTTGTATTTCCTTATGCTCCTACTGCAGTTTTAATAGGGTTCTTATCTAGTTTTGCAGCTGGTATAGTAGGAATGTTTTTATGTATGGCATTTAATCTTCCAGTTATCATACCAGGAGTAGTTCCTCATTTCTTCTGTGGAGCTACAGCAGGAGTATTTGGTAATGCCACTGGTGGAAAGAGAGGTGCCATAATAGGGGCCTTTGCCCATGGTTTACTTATAACTATATTACCTATATTACTTATGCCAGTACTTGGAGATTTAGGATATGCTAATACTACTTTCAGTGATACAGACTTTGGAGTAGTAGGCATATTATTAGGAAATGTATTAAGACTATTCGTTCATTAA
- a CDS encoding TRAP transporter substrate-binding protein, whose translation MKKILSVLLMITLIASLMVGCQSKEKNNEESKETVSEQNAEEKVYTFKFANQKNEQHPRTVSMMWFKDELEKRTSGKIKVEIYHSGVLGKEQELFQMTVTGALQGYRGAGYEQLSDKFSLWNVPFLFQSYDEISYFEQSDFANQIMKDASKNGIYIPAVGFTGFRNMMNMKKKIEHPSDLKGLKMRAPGQAPIINFYKEVGAHPQEMNFSDVYMALKTGVVDGVCSSASDLETNKIYEVAKHFTWNNYMAGADPFMVNMKWYESLPNDLKRIFDEVSIETMVYSDKLLSEQENEFANKLQGVVDDTVQVLEDPELTKEWVEASKPLWKGFVEEGLFTQEDIDKVEEILEEYRKNN comes from the coding sequence ATGAAAAAAATATTATCCGTATTATTGATGATCACATTAATCGCTAGTCTTATGGTAGGTTGTCAATCTAAAGAAAAAAACAATGAAGAATCTAAAGAAACTGTCAGTGAACAGAATGCTGAAGAAAAGGTTTATACTTTTAAATTTGCTAATCAGAAGAATGAGCAACATCCTAGAACTGTTTCTATGATGTGGTTTAAAGATGAACTTGAGAAACGTACCAGTGGAAAAATAAAGGTGGAGATATATCATAGTGGTGTTTTAGGAAAAGAACAGGAGCTTTTTCAAATGACAGTTACAGGAGCCTTACAAGGATATAGAGGCGCTGGATACGAACAGTTAAGTGATAAATTTAGTTTATGGAATGTACCATTTTTATTTCAATCCTATGATGAAATTTCCTATTTCGAGCAAAGCGATTTTGCTAATCAGATAATGAAAGATGCTTCTAAAAATGGTATCTACATACCCGCTGTTGGATTCACTGGTTTTAGAAATATGATGAATATGAAGAAAAAAATTGAGCATCCATCCGATCTTAAAGGATTAAAAATGAGAGCACCAGGTCAAGCTCCTATTATTAACTTTTATAAGGAAGTGGGTGCCCACCCACAAGAAATGAATTTCTCAGATGTATATATGGCCCTAAAGACAGGGGTAGTAGATGGAGTATGTAGTAGTGCATCTGATTTAGAAACTAACAAAATATATGAAGTGGCAAAGCACTTTACATGGAATAACTATATGGCTGGTGCTGACCCTTTCATGGTAAATATGAAATGGTATGAATCTCTTCCAAATGATTTAAAGAGAATATTTGATGAAGTTTCTATAGAAACTATGGTTTACTCTGACAAATTACTTTCTGAACAGGAAAATGAATTTGCTAATAAGTTACAAGGTGTAGTAGATGATACAGTCCAAGTACTTGAAGATCCAGAATTGACAAAAGAATGGGTTGAAGCATCAAAGCCCCTTTGGAAAGGATTTGTAGAAGAAGGTTTATTTACACAAGAGGATATAGATAAAGTTGAAGAAATACTTGAAGAATATCGTAAGAATAATTAA
- a CDS encoding TRAP transporter small permease: MELLKKIDTFITRSIEIVITIFFMIILCLVFILAMLRYVFSSSIMGANEVITMLFIYCSSLGAAIMVRNREHIKISFFIDKFSPIGKKIILTINYLLISGLNICLVYLSFDWIKNTWDFKSQITKIPFWLVEISIPIGCGLIVLYSLNNILLIYTNSQEFNMETSEVDLELKDALIQVKETQVEDKQIDGEVI; encoded by the coding sequence ATGGAATTACTAAAAAAGATAGATACTTTTATTACTCGTTCAATTGAAATAGTCATTACTATTTTTTTTATGATAATCTTATGTCTAGTTTTTATACTAGCCATGTTGCGATATGTATTTAGCTCCTCTATAATGGGTGCTAATGAGGTCATAACCATGTTATTCATATATTGTTCATCTTTAGGGGCAGCAATAATGGTAAGAAATAGGGAGCATATTAAAATATCATTTTTCATTGATAAATTTTCACCCATTGGCAAAAAAATAATCTTAACTATAAACTATTTATTAATTAGTGGATTAAACATTTGTCTTGTATACCTAAGCTTTGATTGGATTAAAAACACCTGGGATTTTAAATCTCAAATAACAAAAATTCCATTTTGGTTAGTGGAAATTTCAATCCCTATAGGATGTGGCTTAATAGTATTATATTCTCTTAATAACATTCTTTTAATATATACTAACTCTCAAGAGTTTAATATGGAGACCTCTGAAGTAGATTTAGAATTAAAAGATGCTCTTATTCAAGTTAAAGAAACACAAGTAGAAGATAAACAAATAGATGGGGAGGTAATATAA
- a CDS encoding TRAP transporter large permease yields MILLLVGLVLCLVIGVPIAYSLGVSGLAYFLVYRPELLTVLPQRLFAGLNSYSMIALPLFILMGQLMNDSGITDKIINFSNLIFGKVKGGLGCINVFASMIFGGISGSSASDTASIGAILIPEMEKRGYDKEFAAGITVASSTMGMIIPPSVPMVLYCVTAEQSVGKLFLGGLIPGVLIGLSQLIINIVISYKRNYPKEDFVYSWDYVWSITRQSLLALIMPIFIVGTVVLGIATANESASFGVMYAIFVGLFIFRCINPRNFPKLFLHAIKTSSSIMAIIAISQLYIWILSLEGVPQALAAFVVSMNLAPALMLIAIMIIILLAGTFIDVSPAILLLTPVFLPAAMSVGISPVQFGALLISGLAVGAVTPPVGTCLNVAAAISDMEIGRIFKGAVPFLIGNVIVLLLVCLFPAITTYLPELLVR; encoded by the coding sequence TTGATACTTTTATTAGTAGGTTTAGTGCTGTGTCTAGTAATTGGTGTACCAATTGCATATTCACTAGGTGTATCAGGGTTAGCATATTTCTTAGTGTATAGGCCAGAACTTTTAACAGTTCTACCTCAAAGACTCTTTGCTGGATTAAATAGTTACTCAATGATAGCCTTACCATTGTTTATTCTTATGGGACAACTGATGAATGATAGCGGTATTACAGATAAGATAATCAATTTTAGTAATTTAATCTTTGGAAAAGTAAAGGGAGGTCTTGGTTGTATTAACGTTTTTGCCAGTATGATATTTGGTGGTATATCTGGTTCATCTGCATCTGATACGGCATCTATTGGTGCCATATTAATCCCTGAAATGGAAAAAAGAGGATATGACAAGGAGTTTGCAGCAGGTATTACAGTGGCCTCTTCTACTATGGGAATGATCATACCTCCAAGTGTTCCTATGGTTTTATACTGCGTAACTGCAGAACAATCTGTAGGTAAACTATTTTTAGGAGGCTTAATTCCAGGAGTCTTAATTGGTTTATCACAGCTTATTATAAACATAGTCATATCTTATAAGAGAAATTATCCTAAAGAAGATTTTGTATATTCGTGGGACTATGTTTGGAGTATAACCAGACAATCCCTCTTGGCGCTTATTATGCCAATTTTTATAGTAGGTACAGTAGTGTTAGGAATTGCAACAGCAAATGAATCTGCATCCTTTGGGGTTATGTATGCAATTTTTGTTGGATTATTTATTTTTCGTTGTATTAATCCAAGGAATTTCCCTAAACTATTTTTACATGCCATAAAAACTTCTTCATCAATTATGGCCATAATAGCTATTAGTCAATTATATATATGGATATTGTCTCTAGAGGGAGTTCCACAGGCATTAGCAGCCTTTGTTGTAAGTATGAATCTTGCTCCCGCACTTATGCTGATAGCTATTATGATAATAATCCTATTAGCAGGGACTTTTATAGATGTTAGTCCTGCCATATTACTATTGACTCCAGTATTTTTACCTGCTGCCATGTCTGTTGGTATTTCTCCAGTTCAATTTGGAGCTTTATTAATATCAGGTCTAGCAGTAGGGGCAGTAACCCCACCTGTTGGCACTTGTCTAAATGTAGCTGCAGCCATTTCAGATATGGAAATTGGTAGAATATTTAAGGGAGCAGTTCCTTTTTTAATAGGAAATGTGATAGTTCTTTTATTAGTTTGTTTATTCCCAGCAATAACTACATATTTACCTGAGTTACTAGTAAGATAG
- a CDS encoding BglG family transcription antiterminator has protein sequence MILDKRSSSILNHICESSHLVSLKELSKKYNISERSIRYDFKKINQWLQNKNMACLQIVHGKGIDLDPNYKKSIQSELTNISPYYYVNSSNERKKIIALRLLNAPTPLTIKYLERELLVSKNTILKELKDLKDWFEKRELKLVSKPHVGYYLMGEENKKRRFVKELMTEILNKDMAIDIIGGINNECVIDNGVYKEIKNIFKDIDINFIEECIKCAEDFLEREFTYNAHINLVTHLAIAIKRLQNNKKIIMDEENIRRIEKFNEIEIGKIICEKIEKRFNISIPLAEVAYLTMHLIGSNVHKDFKLNNNDTLVSQLVLYLISEFEQRYKMTIVDKLSLVNNLTLHLRPALYRMKFNVLIENPLLSEIKEKYKDIYNITHSIFKDFENTYEIQVNEHEIAYITIHFAAAIHAQKNNIKTRVKVLIVCGSGIGTAKLLETQLKLKFPALKIIDTISVFDCPKYDERHADFIISTLHIPENKIPIIRVSSLLNNHDCRLIENTLNTSSKRLNNQFENRLVKIMSSISNHCTIHNYEQLQNEIAYILINNNNSNVLKGGKPMLNELITRENIRLNVNALDWEDAVKKGSQILLDKEYITNDYVNAILTKIKEIGPYIVIVPNIALPHARPEEGVKKLSMSLITLKKPINFGSVDNDPVKLVITLAAIDNETHIKALSQLMDLLSNSEDIENIINATKVIDVINIIEKYSVGKEV, from the coding sequence ATGATATTGGATAAACGATCAAGTTCCATATTAAATCATATATGTGAATCTAGTCATCTTGTCTCTTTAAAAGAGTTATCTAAAAAATATAATATATCAGAAAGATCTATACGCTATGATTTTAAAAAGATTAATCAGTGGCTACAAAATAAAAATATGGCCTGTCTCCAAATAGTGCATGGTAAGGGCATAGACTTAGACCCCAATTATAAGAAAAGTATTCAAAGTGAACTTACAAATATATCTCCTTACTATTATGTGAATTCCAGTAATGAACGAAAAAAAATAATAGCTTTAAGATTGTTAAATGCGCCTACTCCATTAACTATAAAGTATTTGGAGAGAGAATTACTAGTAAGTAAAAATACTATTTTAAAGGAACTAAAAGATTTAAAAGATTGGTTTGAGAAAAGAGAACTTAAACTAGTTAGTAAACCTCACGTAGGGTATTATCTTATGGGAGAAGAAAATAAAAAAAGACGTTTTGTAAAGGAACTTATGACAGAAATTTTAAACAAGGATATGGCCATAGATATAATAGGTGGAATTAATAATGAGTGTGTTATAGACAATGGAGTTTATAAAGAAATTAAAAATATATTTAAAGATATTGATATAAACTTCATTGAGGAATGTATAAAATGTGCAGAAGATTTTCTAGAAAGGGAATTTACTTATAATGCCCACATTAATTTAGTAACCCATTTAGCCATAGCTATTAAAAGATTACAGAACAATAAAAAAATAATTATGGATGAAGAAAATATAAGGAGAATAGAAAAATTCAATGAAATAGAAATAGGAAAAATCATCTGTGAAAAAATAGAAAAAAGATTTAATATATCAATCCCTCTAGCAGAAGTGGCCTACTTAACAATGCACCTTATTGGCTCAAATGTACATAAAGATTTTAAATTAAATAATAATGATACATTGGTGTCACAATTAGTCCTATATTTAATTAGTGAATTTGAACAAAGATATAAAATGACTATTGTAGATAAATTAAGCCTAGTAAATAATCTAACACTTCATTTAAGACCTGCCTTGTATCGCATGAAATTCAATGTTCTCATAGAGAATCCACTGCTTTCAGAAATTAAGGAAAAATATAAGGATATATATAATATTACCCATTCCATATTTAAAGATTTCGAAAACACATACGAAATACAAGTAAATGAGCATGAAATTGCTTATATAACTATCCATTTCGCAGCAGCCATACATGCTCAAAAGAACAATATAAAAACTAGAGTTAAGGTGTTAATCGTATGTGGAAGCGGTATAGGCACAGCAAAACTTCTTGAAACTCAACTAAAATTAAAGTTTCCAGCTTTAAAAATAATAGATACTATATCTGTCTTTGATTGTCCTAAGTATGATGAGAGACATGCTGATTTTATCATCTCTACACTACATATACCAGAAAATAAAATTCCCATCATAAGGGTAAGTTCCTTATTGAATAATCACGATTGTAGATTAATAGAAAATACATTAAATACCTCTAGCAAGAGATTAAATAACCAATTTGAGAATAGACTAGTTAAAATAATGAGCTCCATTTCAAACCATTGTACAATTCATAACTACGAACAATTACAAAATGAAATTGCTTATATTCTCATAAATAATAACAATTCCAATGTGTTAAAAGGGGGCAAACCAATGTTAAATGAACTTATTACTAGAGAAAATATAAGGTTAAATGTAAATGCTCTAGACTGGGAAGATGCAGTAAAAAAGGGATCTCAAATTTTACTAGATAAGGAGTACATTACTAATGACTATGTTAATGCTATTTTAACAAAGATAAAGGAGATAGGACCCTATATAGTAATAGTTCCTAATATAGCTCTTCCTCATGCACGACCTGAGGAAGGAGTTAAAAAATTATCTATGAGTTTAATAACACTAAAAAAGCCAATTAATTTTGGTAGTGTAGATAATGACCCTGTAAAATTGGTAATTACCTTAGCAGCTATAGATAATGAAACTCATATTAAGGCCTTGTCTCAGTTAATGGATCTACTCAGTAATAGTGAAGATATAGAAAATATTATAAACGCAACCAAAGTCATAGACGTTATAAATATAATTGAAAAATATTCTGTAGGGAAGGAGGTGTAG
- a CDS encoding transketolase family protein, with protein MRAPRDVYGEVLFELGEKYENIIVLNSDLAKATKTTLFEKKFPQRHFNLGICEQNMMSIGGGLSSEGFIPIASTFAIFATGRAYDQIRQSIAYPKNNVKIIATHPGLAVGLDGATHQALEDINIMRGLPNMTVLAPSDEVETKKLIEKAIEYDGPTYIRVGRAEIPQLFNSNTKFQIGKGNVLREGSDITILSHGIMLYHSLEVAKRLLQKNISVEVISMASIKPIDKELILKSSKKTNCVVTIEDHSIYGGLGSAVAEVLIQKNPVPQEIIGVSDIFGESGTPNELFEKYGLDINSLEKRILDFYHSNKY; from the coding sequence ATGAGAGCACCACGAGACGTATATGGAGAAGTTTTATTTGAATTAGGTGAAAAATATGAAAATATAATAGTTTTAAATAGTGACTTAGCTAAAGCCACTAAGACTACCTTATTCGAAAAGAAATTTCCTCAAAGACATTTTAATCTAGGCATATGTGAACAAAATATGATGAGTATAGGGGGAGGACTATCTAGTGAAGGATTTATACCTATAGCAAGCACCTTTGCAATATTTGCAACAGGAAGGGCCTATGATCAAATACGTCAATCTATTGCCTATCCTAAAAATAATGTTAAAATAATTGCAACCCATCCCGGCTTAGCAGTGGGTTTAGACGGAGCTACACACCAGGCCCTAGAGGATATTAACATAATGAGAGGACTTCCAAACATGACCGTACTAGCTCCCTCAGATGAAGTAGAAACAAAAAAATTAATTGAAAAAGCTATAGAATATGATGGTCCTACCTATATAAGGGTAGGTAGAGCTGAAATTCCTCAGCTGTTTAATTCTAATACTAAGTTTCAAATAGGTAAAGGAAACGTATTAAGAGAGGGATCAGATATTACCATATTAAGTCATGGAATTATGTTGTATCACTCTTTGGAGGTGGCTAAAAGGCTTTTACAGAAGAACATATCAGTAGAAGTCATAAGTATGGCTTCTATTAAGCCTATTGATAAAGAATTAATATTAAAATCCTCTAAAAAGACAAATTGTGTAGTTACTATAGAAGACCATAGCATATATGGAGGTCTTGGTAGTGCCGTCGCTGAAGTCCTAATACAGAAAAACCCAGTGCCTCAAGAGATTATAGGGGTAAGTGATATATTTGGTGAATCAGGAACACCAAATGAATTATTTGAAAAATATGGATTAGATATAAACTCTTTAGAAAAAAGAATTCTGGATTTTTATCATAGTAATAAATATTAA
- a CDS encoding AraC family transcriptional regulator, with amino-acid sequence MIKICLSKVKDSIFRNESGPNLSYVCKVCDEPKWFYSMHMHKHLSEIVYIKEGKGNFIINNVHYEVQKGDIVIFNKEVLHQESSDPKSPLKTIVLGVEDIFIKGIDDNCIISNNVCPIIKAGPHSYKVEKYMLEIFEESLTQAEGFDLICHNLLRALITLITRLALSHENIESHDLESLAYKIKLYIDENYMYDIKLKDLANKFYISPSYLAHIVKKELGFSPIRYLMDRRIGEAQKHLLSTDLSVSKISRLVGYTNVNYFNNLFKKTIGLSPGKFRDMYETNKGMSK; translated from the coding sequence ATGATTAAAATATGTTTATCCAAGGTGAAAGATAGTATCTTTAGGAATGAAAGCGGACCCAATTTATCCTATGTATGCAAAGTTTGTGATGAACCTAAATGGTTTTACTCTATGCATATGCATAAACATTTAAGTGAAATTGTATATATTAAGGAAGGTAAGGGAAATTTTATAATTAATAATGTTCACTATGAAGTACAAAAAGGAGATATAGTGATTTTTAATAAAGAGGTTTTACATCAAGAGTCGTCTGATCCCAAGTCACCTCTGAAAACTATCGTATTGGGAGTAGAGGATATTTTTATAAAAGGAATAGATGATAATTGTATAATTTCCAATAATGTATGCCCTATTATTAAGGCTGGACCTCATTCTTATAAAGTTGAAAAATATATGCTAGAGATATTTGAAGAATCCCTAACCCAGGCAGAAGGATTTGATTTAATATGTCATAATCTATTAAGGGCACTTATAACTTTAATTACTCGTTTAGCCCTATCCCACGAAAACATAGAATCCCATGATTTAGAATCATTAGCATATAAAATAAAGCTATATATAGATGAAAATTATATGTATGATATAAAGCTAAAGGATTTGGCAAATAAATTTTATATAAGTCCCTCTTATTTAGCACATATAGTAAAAAAGGAATTGGGTTTTTCACCGATTAGATACTTAATGGATAGAAGAATTGGTGAGGCACAAAAACATTTATTATCTACAGATTTATCTGTATCAAAGATTTCACGTCTTGTAGGATACACTAACGTAAATTATTTTAATAACTTATTTAAAAAGACAATAGGTCTATCTCCAGGTAAGTTTAGAGATATGTATGAAACTAATAAAGGCATGTCAAAATAA
- a CDS encoding mechanosensitive ion channel family protein has translation MQVAWAYINENHLLYKGGWTLIGLIITLLLIRVINRVLYSIMEHNNKYYVAKKRVYYFFSSVFVICSIFLWLDSMDSLTTYFGLVSAGIAIALKDLFANIVAWIFIILRKPFEVSDRILINDQQGDVIDIRMFQFTLMEISSYEDGEQSTGRIVNIPNYYIFVNSLINYNKGFKYIWNEIRVLITFESDWQKAKEILTDISNNHSLHLSDEASKMIQQAKKRYMIHYNKLTPIVYMDVKESGIQLTMRYLCMPRQRRTTVNNIWQDILQRFDKEENIKLAYPTIRVTQS, from the coding sequence TTGCAAGTAGCTTGGGCATATATCAATGAAAATCATTTACTATATAAGGGAGGTTGGACCCTTATAGGGTTAATTATAACCTTATTACTCATCCGAGTCATTAATCGTGTTTTATATTCTATTATGGAACATAACAATAAATACTATGTAGCAAAAAAAAGAGTATACTACTTCTTTAGTTCTGTTTTTGTTATATGCTCCATATTTCTTTGGTTAGATTCTATGGATAGTCTAACTACCTATTTCGGTCTTGTATCAGCTGGTATAGCTATAGCATTAAAGGATTTGTTTGCAAATATTGTAGCATGGATCTTTATTATACTTAGAAAGCCCTTTGAAGTTAGCGACAGAATCCTAATTAATGACCAACAAGGAGATGTTATAGATATACGCATGTTTCAGTTTACTTTAATGGAAATATCATCCTATGAGGATGGTGAACAAAGTACAGGACGTATTGTAAATATTCCTAATTACTATATATTTGTAAATTCGCTGATTAACTATAATAAAGGATTTAAATATATCTGGAATGAAATAAGGGTCCTCATTACTTTTGAAAGTGATTGGCAAAAGGCTAAAGAGATATTGACTGATATTAGTAATAATCATTCGCTACATTTATCTGATGAAGCATCTAAAATGATTCAACAGGCAAAAAAAAGATATATGATTCACTACAATAAATTAACACCAATTGTGTATATGGATGTAAAAGAAAGTGGCATTCAATTAACTATGCGTTATCTTTGTATGCCACGTCAAAGACGAACTACCGTAAATAACATATGGCAAGATATACTACAAAGATTTGATAAAGAAGAAAACATTAAATTAGCTTACCCAACAATAAGGGTTACTCAGAGTTAG
- a CDS encoding transketolase has protein sequence MDIQYLENKSLQLRNDLIDYGYEVGKSHMGGTLSSIDMLSVLYYGIMKHSPENPNWKYRDRFILSKGHCALGLYVILADLGYFSKKHLLEYKKINGILQGHPDKSKTPGIEMSAGSLGQGISYGVGKALGLKLKNINSRVFVMVGDGELEEGQNWEAILSANHYKLDNLVVLVDHNKLQLDNTLIDELSFENLISKFKSFGWEVLHIDGHNIKEIYKALKFSNKKPLAIIGNTIKGKGIDFMENNISWHCNKMTEDEYKLAKDQLKEGVVL, from the coding sequence ATGGATATACAATATCTAGAAAATAAAAGTTTGCAACTTCGTAATGATTTGATTGATTATGGCTATGAGGTAGGTAAAAGCCATATGGGAGGAACCTTATCTAGTATTGATATGCTTAGTGTACTATATTATGGAATAATGAAACACAGTCCTGAAAATCCCAATTGGAAGTATAGGGATAGATTTATTTTAAGCAAAGGACATTGCGCATTAGGCTTATATGTCATACTTGCTGATTTAGGTTATTTTTCTAAAAAACATTTACTAGAGTACAAAAAAATTAATGGTATATTACAAGGTCATCCAGATAAATCTAAAACTCCTGGCATAGAAATGAGTGCAGGTTCATTAGGCCAAGGTATTTCCTATGGAGTGGGTAAAGCCTTAGGCCTTAAACTGAAGAATATAAATAGTAGGGTATTTGTAATGGTTGGAGATGGAGAACTTGAAGAAGGACAAAATTGGGAAGCCATACTTAGTGCTAATCACTATAAACTAGATAATTTAGTAGTATTAGTAGATCATAATAAATTACAGCTAGATAATACATTAATAGATGAGTTATCCTTTGAAAATTTAATTTCCAAATTTAAATCCTTTGGATGGGAAGTGTTACATATAGATGGCCATAATATAAAAGAAATATATAAGGCTTTAAAATTTTCTAATAAAAAGCCTTTAGCCATTATAGGAAATACCATAAAGGGAAAGGGAATAGATTTTATGGAAAATAATATAAGTTGGCATTGTAATAAAATGACTGAAGATGAATATAAGCTGGCAAAAGATCAATTGAAAGAAGGTGTAGTCCTATGA
- a CDS encoding PTS sugar transporter subunit IIB, producing the protein MKILVVCGSGLGSSLMMEMSIKKIIKELGIDAQVSHTDLGSAKGEGADIFVGTRDITNQLNDVNGEVISLKSMIDKKHMKEQLESTLKKMGLL; encoded by the coding sequence ATGAAAATATTAGTAGTATGTGGTAGCGGACTAGGAAGTAGTCTAATGATGGAGATGAGCATAAAAAAAATAATAAAGGAACTGGGCATAGATGCTCAAGTAAGTCATACAGATTTGGGGTCTGCTAAAGGAGAGGGAGCAGATATATTTGTGGGGACTAGAGATATAACTAATCAACTTAATGACGTTAATGGTGAAGTAATATCTCTAAAAAGTATGATAGACAAAAAACATATGAAAGAACAATTGGAATCTACTTTAAAAAAAATGGGACTATTATGA